The following coding sequences lie in one Streptomyces albofaciens JCM 4342 genomic window:
- a CDS encoding phage portal protein, giving the protein MGRLRDALDVARGRRSVSSLDQLRDRRPITVASIGGQQSLTLDLDAEARGYAHSAVAYRCVAAIADNGSSVPLVVRRPDGEAIEGHEVTHLFNKRPNPQMSARAFKSIILQQGELAGQSFVWLDRGETGLGPIAEAHPVYDDVQVVVNKPIAQRPTTADIVGFVINRADGARVPVLPDEMLWLRYPHPFDPLGCLAPWKAARHVVDMDAYAREWQRRSYANGASPSGVLYLGDQTEQQFAQSRASWRASMQGPENAGKTLLVASPPGSQGKGIEYVRVGLTTEEMDYLESRMANSAEVMLAFGVPHDYLAAGTTYENRAAARSTLWSDTIKPKLEIIGSEIDRILLPSDSEEAEFDLSGVEALQEAQDSKANRARASMYADITTVDEARAVLGYDPLPGGIGGHTLTPYRAQFAPVQGQTSGDDVRSWDADFSRLPSPDVDTIVARAVETTLSRLLGKTQVDDPSAPVRRELTRADDGPSSPSLAEIAEAYEALEAAGRSAVRALAREQRERVLRDFDRLMKKPQRSTDWLAEVRAEACALAREDTVRLAPPDPEATTADRMTDLDIAVGPEGWEQRIKVRDLFDGGYWRRRTREVLRPFVERAWRRGGATITASFDLDEPAVAEALDDRIDELAGRVTATTEAVLRSQLLAYGVAEGESVPELRARIQKVFTDLSDYRATMIARTESVGGYNAASHMAALDAGAVRKTWLATADARTRETHREENGRSVALNKRFALTKSRWPADPTAPASQAIQCRCALTFQFEED; this is encoded by the coding sequence GTGGGACGACTCAGAGACGCGCTCGACGTGGCGCGCGGCCGGCGCTCCGTCAGCAGTCTCGACCAGCTGCGGGACCGCCGCCCCATCACCGTGGCCAGCATCGGCGGGCAGCAGTCCCTCACTCTCGACCTCGACGCCGAGGCTCGTGGGTACGCGCACAGCGCGGTGGCGTACCGATGCGTAGCGGCCATCGCTGACAACGGCAGCAGCGTGCCGCTGGTGGTGCGGCGCCCGGACGGCGAGGCCATCGAGGGCCACGAGGTCACGCACCTGTTCAACAAGCGGCCGAACCCGCAGATGAGTGCCCGCGCCTTCAAGTCGATCATCTTGCAGCAAGGGGAGTTGGCCGGGCAAAGCTTCGTGTGGCTCGACCGCGGCGAGACCGGGCTCGGCCCGATCGCCGAGGCGCACCCGGTATACGACGACGTGCAGGTCGTGGTGAACAAGCCCATCGCGCAGCGACCGACGACCGCCGACATCGTGGGCTTCGTGATCAACCGGGCCGACGGCGCCCGCGTCCCTGTGCTGCCCGACGAGATGCTGTGGCTCCGGTATCCGCACCCGTTCGACCCGCTCGGCTGCCTCGCCCCGTGGAAGGCCGCACGGCACGTGGTGGACATGGACGCGTACGCCCGCGAGTGGCAGCGCCGCTCCTACGCCAACGGCGCGTCCCCGTCGGGTGTGCTGTACCTCGGAGATCAGACAGAGCAGCAGTTCGCGCAGAGCCGCGCGTCGTGGCGGGCCTCGATGCAGGGGCCGGAGAATGCCGGCAAGACACTGCTCGTCGCCTCGCCGCCGGGGTCGCAGGGCAAGGGCATCGAGTACGTCCGGGTGGGCCTGACCACGGAGGAGATGGACTACCTCGAATCCCGCATGGCCAACAGTGCGGAAGTGATGTTGGCGTTCGGGGTGCCACACGACTACCTCGCCGCGGGTACGACGTACGAGAACCGCGCCGCGGCCCGCAGCACGCTGTGGTCCGACACGATCAAACCGAAGCTGGAGATCATCGGCTCCGAGATCGACCGCATCTTGCTGCCCTCGGACAGTGAAGAGGCCGAGTTCGATCTGTCCGGTGTCGAGGCTCTGCAAGAGGCGCAGGACTCGAAGGCGAACCGGGCTCGCGCGAGCATGTACGCGGACATCACGACCGTGGACGAGGCGCGGGCCGTCCTCGGTTACGACCCGCTCCCCGGCGGGATCGGCGGCCACACCCTGACGCCGTACCGTGCCCAGTTCGCGCCCGTGCAGGGGCAGACCAGCGGGGACGACGTACGGTCGTGGGACGCGGACTTCTCCCGCCTGCCCAGCCCGGACGTGGACACCATCGTCGCGCGGGCCGTCGAGACGACGCTCTCCCGCCTGCTGGGAAAGACGCAGGTAGACGACCCGTCGGCGCCCGTCCGGCGTGAGCTGACGCGCGCGGACGACGGCCCGTCGTCGCCGTCGCTAGCGGAGATCGCCGAGGCGTACGAGGCGCTGGAGGCGGCCGGCCGGTCGGCGGTGCGGGCCCTCGCGCGGGAGCAGCGGGAACGTGTGCTGCGGGACTTCGATCGGCTGATGAAGAAGCCGCAGCGCTCCACCGACTGGCTCGCCGAGGTGCGCGCGGAGGCGTGCGCGCTGGCCCGCGAGGACACCGTCCGCCTCGCGCCGCCGGACCCCGAGGCGACCACCGCGGACCGGATGACGGACCTCGATATCGCCGTCGGCCCGGAGGGCTGGGAGCAGCGGATCAAGGTCCGCGATCTGTTCGACGGCGGGTACTGGCGACGCCGGACGCGAGAGGTGCTGCGACCGTTCGTCGAGCGGGCATGGCGCCGCGGCGGCGCCACGATCACCGCCTCGTTCGACCTCGACGAACCCGCCGTCGCCGAAGCCCTGGACGACCGCATCGACGAGCTGGCCGGCCGCGTGACCGCGACGACCGAGGCCGTGCTCCGGTCGCAGCTCCTCGCGTACGGCGTGGCCGAGGGCGAGTCGGTGCCCGAGCTGCGGGCTCGGATTCAGAAGGTGTTCACCGACCTCAGCGACTACCGAGCGACGATGATCGCTCGGACCGAGTCGGTCGGCGGGTACAACGCCGCGTCGCACATGGCCGCGCTGGATGCCGGTGCTGTGCGTAAGACGTGGCTGGCCACGGCCGACGCGCGTACCCGCGAGACGCACCGCGAGGAGAACGGCCGCAGCGTCGCCCTGAACAAGCGCTTCGCCTTGACCAAGAGCAGGTGGCCTGCGGACCCGACGGCGCCCGCGTCGCAGGCGATCCAGTGCAGGTGTGCTCTCACCTTCCAGTTCGAGGAGGACTGA
- a CDS encoding terminase large subunit domain-containing protein: protein MSSLTAEQRARLERMSPAALRALRDRLAARLWQDRWDSWTPYEWQVPPAEIETHGMWLQLGGRGTGKTDGCARYAVAHVNGPPCDERVPGGHRLSIIAPTQGDAVESAVNGPSGIRAHDPRVVVRTTVGGTHVRWPSGAEAKLFGAHSPDDIERLRSGGNRCLVWLEEAAAMRRLGDALVHSAMGLRLGPRPHYIASTTPKPRREIRDLIARADVHLTRGRTRDAIHLPALMRSKLIAQYAGTRLERQELDGELISDVEGALWSWGLLDATRVGAVPDTARLVVAVDPAATSHDESDEMGIIVAGLSRQYIPDLNGMVRPHGYVIDDLSGRMPPIDAARRAVEAYHAHRADAIVAEVNNGGEWIGTVVRQVDPTVNYRTVTASRGKATRAEPVAALFEQRAAHIVGSFPELEEQLTTWVPGDDSPDRLDALVWALTDLMLAPAGNLAAVA, encoded by the coding sequence GTGAGCAGCCTCACCGCCGAGCAGCGGGCGCGGCTGGAGCGCATGAGCCCGGCCGCGCTCCGTGCCCTGCGCGACCGCCTCGCCGCCCGCCTGTGGCAAGACCGGTGGGACTCGTGGACACCGTACGAGTGGCAGGTCCCCCCGGCCGAGATCGAGACGCACGGCATGTGGCTTCAGCTCGGCGGGCGCGGCACCGGCAAGACCGACGGCTGCGCCCGGTACGCCGTTGCGCACGTCAACGGCCCGCCGTGTGACGAGCGCGTCCCCGGCGGCCACCGGCTCAGCATCATCGCTCCGACGCAAGGTGACGCCGTCGAGTCCGCCGTCAACGGGCCCTCCGGCATTCGCGCGCACGACCCGCGCGTCGTCGTCCGTACGACCGTCGGCGGCACCCACGTGCGGTGGCCATCCGGCGCCGAAGCGAAGCTGTTCGGAGCCCACTCGCCGGACGACATCGAGCGCCTGCGCTCCGGCGGTAACAGGTGCTTGGTCTGGCTGGAGGAGGCTGCCGCGATGCGGCGCCTCGGCGACGCCCTCGTCCACTCCGCGATGGGCCTGCGCCTCGGGCCCCGGCCCCACTACATCGCGTCGACCACGCCGAAGCCGCGCCGGGAGATCCGCGACCTGATCGCCCGTGCCGACGTGCACCTGACCCGTGGCCGGACCCGCGACGCCATCCACCTGCCCGCCCTCATGCGGTCGAAGCTGATCGCGCAGTACGCCGGCACCCGATTGGAGCGCCAAGAGCTGGACGGTGAACTGATCAGCGACGTGGAAGGCGCGCTCTGGTCGTGGGGCCTGCTCGACGCGACCCGTGTCGGCGCGGTGCCGGACACCGCCCGCCTCGTCGTCGCCGTCGACCCGGCGGCCACCTCGCACGACGAGTCCGACGAGATGGGCATCATCGTGGCTGGCCTGTCCCGGCAATACATCCCGGACCTGAACGGAATGGTGAGGCCGCACGGGTACGTGATCGATGACCTGTCCGGCCGGATGCCGCCAATCGACGCTGCTCGACGGGCCGTCGAGGCGTACCACGCCCACCGGGCGGACGCGATCGTCGCCGAGGTGAACAACGGCGGCGAGTGGATCGGGACCGTGGTACGGCAGGTCGACCCGACGGTCAACTACCGCACGGTCACGGCCAGCCGTGGGAAGGCCACGCGCGCCGAGCCGGTCGCCGCCCTCTTCGAGCAGCGCGCCGCCCACATCGTCGGCAGCTTCCCTGAGCTGGAGGAACAGCTCACCACCTGGGTACCGGGCGACGACTCCCCGGACCGGCTCGACGCCCTCGTCTGGGCCCTCACCGATCTCATGCTCGCCCCCGCGGGCAACCTCGCCGCGGTCGCATAG
- a CDS encoding helix-turn-helix transcriptional regulator: MSEDQGTTSPVALLTRGQCSYVNHFALGESVEEIAQGRDVSRATVLEMRRKIMKRLGLTSLDQFEAFAQRYGDEAWERTYQ, translated from the coding sequence ATGAGCGAAGATCAGGGCACCACATCGCCGGTCGCCCTGCTGACTCGTGGGCAGTGCAGCTACGTGAACCATTTCGCGCTCGGCGAGTCCGTAGAAGAGATCGCACAGGGGCGCGACGTATCCCGTGCCACGGTTCTGGAGATGCGCCGAAAGATCATGAAGCGCCTCGGCCTCACCTCTCTCGATCAGTTTGAGGCATTCGCACAGCGATACGGTGACGAGGCGTGGGAGAGGACGTATCAGTAG
- a CDS encoding FxLYD domain-containing protein, whose protein sequence is MRIRFAAAGLIVGAVALTGCMGVPRYEATPAPASAAPKEAASEAAESPSKAASGGEAEDDVKVTGCSVDGATGWPSAKLLITNRAERQFSYMVTVEFVDASGTRIGTGVAAENKLAAGQNARATAQGFVKASGSVKCRVADVQRYSL, encoded by the coding sequence ATGCGCATACGTTTCGCCGCAGCCGGTCTGATCGTGGGCGCGGTGGCGCTCACCGGCTGCATGGGGGTGCCGCGGTACGAGGCGACGCCGGCGCCTGCGAGTGCGGCGCCGAAGGAGGCAGCGTCGGAGGCTGCGGAGTCGCCGAGCAAGGCTGCGTCGGGCGGTGAGGCGGAGGACGACGTGAAGGTCACCGGGTGCTCGGTGGACGGCGCGACGGGGTGGCCGTCGGCGAAGCTGTTGATCACGAACCGGGCTGAGCGGCAGTTCAGCTACATGGTCACGGTCGAGTTCGTGGACGCGTCCGGTACGCGGATCGGTACGGGTGTGGCGGCGGAGAACAAGCTCGCCGCGGGGCAGAATGCGCGGGCGACTGCGCAGGGCTTTGTGAAGGCGTCCGGCTCGGTCAAGTGCCGTGTGGCGGACGTGCAGCGGTACTCGCTGTGA
- a CDS encoding WhiB family transcriptional regulator yields the protein MTTTALGRTRPLCSYDDPELWYSPHPDERALAKSMCLRCPLRRACLAAALDRAERYGVWGGLDASERRWLAADDARWVDDEGRLRLACGTEPALRAHGRYGETCETCTAAHAARVEARRRAQLAAAHAAGGTETGYVVHRRLGETVCPRCLAAHRRASVEHRRRKAARAALAADPARLAVAS from the coding sequence ATGACCACCACCGCCCTCGGCCGCACCCGGCCCCTCTGCTCCTACGACGACCCCGAACTCTGGTACTCCCCCCACCCCGACGAGCGCGCCCTCGCCAAGTCCATGTGCCTGCGCTGCCCGCTTCGCCGCGCCTGCCTCGCCGCTGCCCTCGACCGCGCCGAGCGGTACGGCGTGTGGGGCGGCCTGGATGCGTCCGAGCGCCGGTGGCTCGCCGCGGATGACGCGCGGTGGGTGGACGACGAGGGCCGCCTCCGCCTCGCCTGCGGCACCGAGCCCGCCCTCCGCGCGCACGGCCGCTACGGCGAGACGTGCGAGACGTGCACGGCCGCCCATGCCGCACGCGTCGAGGCCCGGCGTCGGGCGCAGTTGGCCGCGGCGCACGCGGCCGGCGGGACCGAGACCGGCTACGTCGTCCACCGCCGCCTCGGCGAGACGGTGTGCCCCCGGTGTCTGGCCGCGCACCGGCGTGCGTCGGTGGAGCACCGTCGGCGGAAGGCCGCCCGCGCGGCGCTGGCCGCGGACCCGGCGCGGCTGGCGGTGGCGTCGTGA
- a CDS encoding DnaB-like helicase N-terminal domain-containing protein, whose protein sequence is MDTVRHIPRPTADDRTPPHALEAEEYVTGVIMHSAEAYNDCAEIITRDDLYTQAHRLIWDVVGGLVAEGKTPHPVHVKAEIERLGRLREVGGGHIIDRLGVNTITAPMAPSFAEEIREAARLRRIDEFAIRLRSGVIERADPDTLEQQIVGYLQQQRATTSDPLGERFRPGGSFILDRPDTVPALWGDGEQVIWAESEALLIAGPAGVGKTTLAQQVILAAIGVHHGRVLGLPVRRFKRVLYLASDRPQQAARSMARMVTPEDRDALDEHLVFWPGPPPADFIKDPGILLRLCQAAGADAVCLDSLKDMAGELASEEGGQAINTAIQRTLVEGIEVIGLHHHRKQSGGKDSGKEPTSLDELYGSTWITAGAGSVISLHGAAGEPIVSLRHLKQPAAECGPWKLKHDHPRGRTEVWHQVDVLGMLRAAGSAGVTPAALAVNLYPNPKSKPTTSEIEKARRRLDQYVEQGLAVMRKTGKSRTAPVAYFAAFNEQGELPDADE, encoded by the coding sequence GTGGACACCGTCCGCCACATCCCACGCCCCACGGCGGACGACCGCACGCCTCCGCACGCCCTAGAGGCCGAGGAGTACGTCACGGGCGTCATCATGCACTCCGCCGAGGCGTACAACGACTGCGCCGAGATCATCACCCGCGACGACCTGTACACGCAGGCACACCGGCTGATCTGGGACGTGGTCGGCGGCCTCGTCGCCGAGGGCAAGACGCCGCACCCCGTGCACGTCAAGGCCGAGATCGAACGACTCGGCAGGCTCCGGGAAGTCGGCGGCGGCCACATCATCGACCGCCTCGGCGTCAACACCATCACCGCACCGATGGCCCCCTCGTTCGCCGAGGAGATCCGCGAGGCCGCCCGCCTGCGCCGCATCGACGAGTTCGCGATCCGGCTGCGCTCCGGCGTCATCGAGCGCGCCGACCCCGACACCCTCGAACAGCAGATCGTCGGGTACCTCCAACAGCAACGCGCCACCACCAGCGACCCGCTCGGCGAACGCTTCCGCCCCGGCGGATCGTTCATCCTCGACCGGCCCGACACCGTCCCCGCCCTCTGGGGCGACGGCGAACAGGTCATATGGGCCGAGTCCGAGGCGCTGCTCATCGCGGGCCCGGCCGGCGTCGGAAAGACCACCCTCGCCCAACAGGTCATCCTCGCGGCCATCGGCGTCCATCACGGTCGCGTCCTCGGCCTGCCTGTACGCCGCTTCAAGCGGGTTCTCTACCTCGCGTCCGACCGGCCGCAGCAGGCCGCCCGGTCCATGGCCCGCATGGTCACGCCCGAGGACCGCGACGCCCTCGACGAACATCTCGTGTTCTGGCCCGGCCCGCCGCCGGCCGACTTCATCAAAGACCCCGGCATCCTGCTGCGCCTGTGCCAGGCCGCCGGAGCCGACGCCGTGTGCCTGGACTCCCTCAAGGACATGGCCGGTGAACTCGCCTCCGAGGAAGGCGGTCAGGCCATCAACACTGCGATCCAGCGGACCTTGGTCGAGGGCATCGAGGTCATCGGCCTGCACCACCACCGCAAGCAGAGCGGCGGTAAGGACTCCGGCAAGGAGCCGACCAGCCTTGACGAGCTGTACGGCTCCACCTGGATCACCGCGGGCGCCGGGTCCGTCATCAGCCTCCACGGCGCCGCAGGCGAGCCCATCGTCAGCCTGCGCCACCTGAAGCAACCCGCCGCCGAGTGCGGCCCGTGGAAGCTCAAGCACGACCACCCCCGCGGCCGTACCGAGGTCTGGCACCAGGTCGACGTACTCGGCATGCTCCGCGCCGCCGGGTCGGCCGGCGTGACCCCCGCCGCGCTCGCCGTGAACCTCTACCCCAACCCGAAGTCCAAGCCGACCACTTCGGAGATCGAGAAGGCCCGGCGCCGCCTCGACCAGTACGTCGAGCAGGGCCTCGCCGTCATGCGCAAGACCGGCAAAAGCCGCACCGCACCCGTCGCGTACTTCGCGGCGTTCAACGAGCAGGGAGAGCTGCCCGATGCCGACGAGTAA
- a CDS encoding 3'-5' exonuclease, with protein MSWHLCRMCGFDLETTGPDPETARIVTACVVQCGAGLPTQSATWLTDVDGHEIPDEAAAIHGVTTEKARAEGIDLREAVEQILGALRQVVLSGVPVVAMNARYDLTVLDREARRYGMAPLTDCAAEIRVVDPFVIDKQVDRYRRGSRKLTALCEHYEVRLDGAHTADADAIAACRVAWRQATRYAQLTAMSLDELHTAQIAWAAEQAASLEAYFRRKDPAAVVEGAWPVVPHQRAGGNQ; from the coding sequence ATGAGCTGGCACCTCTGCCGCATGTGCGGCTTCGACCTGGAGACCACCGGCCCCGACCCCGAGACCGCCCGCATCGTCACCGCCTGCGTCGTCCAGTGCGGCGCCGGCCTGCCCACCCAGTCCGCCACATGGCTGACCGACGTGGACGGGCACGAGATCCCCGACGAGGCCGCCGCCATCCACGGCGTCACCACCGAGAAGGCCCGCGCCGAGGGCATCGACCTGCGCGAGGCCGTCGAGCAGATCCTCGGCGCGCTCCGACAGGTGGTGCTCTCCGGCGTACCGGTCGTCGCGATGAACGCCCGTTATGACCTGACCGTGTTGGACCGCGAGGCGCGCCGGTACGGCATGGCGCCCCTGACCGACTGCGCAGCGGAAATACGGGTGGTCGACCCGTTCGTCATCGACAAGCAGGTCGACCGCTACCGCCGCGGCAGCCGCAAGTTGACCGCCCTGTGCGAGCACTACGAGGTACGCCTCGACGGAGCACACACCGCCGACGCCGACGCCATCGCCGCGTGCCGCGTCGCCTGGCGACAGGCCACCCGGTACGCACAGCTCACCGCCATGAGCCTCGACGAGCTGCACACGGCACAGATCGCGTGGGCCGCCGAACAGGCCGCGTCGCTGGAGGCGTACTTCCGCCGCAAGGACCCGGCCGCGGTCGTCGAGGGCGCGTGGCCCGTCGTCCCGCACCAGCGCGCGGGAGGCAACCAGTGA
- a CDS encoding ERF family protein has translation MTTLAERAAAAAGRATDAPSGPSDDASSTPVEPYVPAPDPMADYEPGDGDPEMVPVHIAWLRVRREIRAIAKKEQYNGGGTRFNFRGVDTVVQHFGPVTLKHGINIFPVDVDAEHRDTTSAKGSKMRECTVTVSWMVMGPKGDTLPALLKTRGEALDSADKGTAKAQSVALRVLLLTGGLTPTHDKDPDASYVERGNEAPARSAESYRDELLDPKTSPARIQQIGYELSNLRMMGAKVTNETGESETLDSLGRRVYAERTGGGA, from the coding sequence ATGACCACTCTCGCTGAGCGCGCGGCGGCTGCGGCCGGCCGCGCCACCGACGCCCCGTCGGGCCCGTCCGACGACGCGTCGTCGACGCCCGTCGAGCCGTACGTCCCGGCGCCGGACCCGATGGCCGACTACGAACCGGGCGACGGCGATCCGGAGATGGTGCCCGTGCACATCGCGTGGCTCCGCGTCCGCCGCGAGATCCGCGCGATCGCCAAGAAGGAGCAGTACAACGGCGGCGGCACCCGCTTCAACTTCCGCGGCGTCGACACCGTCGTACAGCACTTCGGCCCCGTGACGCTGAAGCACGGCATCAACATCTTCCCCGTCGACGTGGACGCGGAGCACCGCGACACCACCTCGGCCAAGGGCAGCAAGATGCGGGAGTGCACCGTGACCGTGTCGTGGATGGTCATGGGCCCGAAGGGCGACACGCTGCCCGCTCTGTTGAAGACCCGCGGTGAGGCGCTGGACTCTGCGGACAAGGGCACCGCCAAGGCGCAGTCCGTCGCGTTGCGTGTGCTGCTTCTGACCGGCGGCCTCACGCCCACCCACGACAAGGACCCCGACGCCTCGTACGTCGAGCGCGGCAACGAGGCACCCGCCCGCTCCGCGGAGTCCTACCGCGACGAACTCCTCGACCCGAAGACCAGTCCTGCCCGCATCCAGCAGATCGGGTACGAGCTGTCCAACCTCCGCATGATGGGCGCCAAGGTCACCAACGAGACCGGCGAGAGCGAGACCCTCGACTCGCTCGGCCGCCGCGTCTACGCCGAGCGCACCGGCGGTGGCGCATGA
- a CDS encoding YqaJ viral recombinase family protein — MPETAQAGATTAPAAGRRITPTGRLILSADADRTAWLTARRGGLGSSDIAAILGISRHGNALSVYYDKTGGLPLESDDSEAALWGRIDEEGIAREWARRNRSVVRRVGLVANIDRPWQMCTLDRRVLGCPIADGRERCAVEIKCRDKMKAGQFRKGVADDVLAQVLWQADVCGFDHIHVAVRLGGNDYRQFVVRTADHGDLIDDLRAAGARAWEQIQTRRPPVLADDADPDVLLDLYDRLHPDRSGAVDITRDVDTQDAVADYLDAHNDEVEAKARKKTAKARILGALGDAAGAVVLDRTFVRIDETSRQHCNFERLAERWPEAYADCVEDRVSRRLTIPRVIREEHNA, encoded by the coding sequence GGCCGCCTCATCCTCTCCGCCGACGCCGACCGCACCGCATGGCTTACCGCCCGCCGCGGCGGCCTCGGCTCCTCCGACATCGCCGCCATCCTCGGCATCTCCCGCCACGGCAACGCTCTGTCCGTCTACTACGACAAGACGGGCGGCCTGCCGCTGGAGAGCGACGACTCCGAAGCCGCGCTGTGGGGCCGGATCGACGAGGAGGGCATCGCCCGCGAGTGGGCCCGCCGCAACCGCAGCGTGGTCCGCCGCGTCGGCCTCGTCGCCAACATCGACCGCCCGTGGCAGATGTGCACCCTCGACCGCCGCGTCCTCGGATGCCCCATCGCCGACGGCCGCGAGCGGTGCGCCGTCGAGATCAAGTGCCGCGACAAGATGAAGGCCGGGCAGTTCCGCAAGGGCGTCGCGGACGACGTGCTCGCCCAAGTCCTGTGGCAGGCCGACGTGTGCGGCTTCGATCACATCCACGTGGCCGTACGCCTCGGTGGCAACGACTACCGGCAGTTCGTCGTGCGCACCGCCGACCACGGCGACCTGATCGACGACCTGCGCGCCGCCGGCGCCCGTGCCTGGGAGCAGATCCAGACCCGGCGCCCGCCGGTCCTCGCCGACGACGCCGACCCCGATGTCCTGCTCGACCTGTACGACCGGCTGCACCCGGACCGGTCCGGCGCCGTCGACATCACCCGCGATGTCGACACGCAGGACGCGGTGGCGGACTACCTCGACGCGCACAACGACGAGGTCGAGGCCAAGGCCCGGAAGAAGACGGCCAAGGCCCGCATCCTCGGCGCGCTCGGCGACGCCGCCGGGGCGGTCGTCCTCGACCGGACCTTCGTCCGCATCGACGAGACCAGCCGCCAGCACTGCAACTTCGAGCGGCTGGCCGAGCGCTGGCCCGAGGCGTACGCCGACTGCGTCGAGGACCGCGTCAGCCGCCGCCTGACCATCCCCCGCGTGATCCGTGAGGAGCACAACGCATGA